A genomic stretch from Cloacibacterium caeni includes:
- a CDS encoding polyribonucleotide nucleotidyltransferase, with protein sequence MNAPEAIIEKFQFKDGREVSIETGRLAKQANGSVVVKCGGTMLLATVVANKDANPGVDFLPLTVDYREKFYAGGKIPGNFFRRETKPSDDEVLTMRLVDRVLRPLFPEDFHAEVQVMISLISYDKEVMPEALAGLAASAAIAITDIPFNGPMSEVRVVRIDGQLSINPSIENLKKADLDIMVGATKDSIVMVEGEMKEISEAEMLEAIKYAHEEIKVQIEAQERLAARIPTSQTKREYCHETHNEEIREKVWAECYDKVYNVAKTPSTKEERHEKFAAVLEEFLSQYSEEERADVEPFAKIYYHDVEKEAMRQMILNEGIRLDGRDPKTIRPIWSEIDYLPGAHGSAIFTRGETQSLTAVTLGSVKDANMVDSVAINYDEKFFLHYNFPPFSTGEARPLRGTSRREVGHGNLAQRALAGMIPHENPYTIRVVSDILESNGSSSMATVCAGTLALMDAGVQITKPVSGIAMGLITDPKSGKFTVLSDILGDEDHLGDMDFKVTGSADGITACQMDIKIQGLTMDIMETALNQAREGRLHILGEILKTIDKPRADVKPHAPKMEILEISKDFIGAVIGPGGKIIQQLQKDTDTVISIEEMGEIGRIEISGTDREKINAAIARINEITFVPVVGTVYKGKVVKVMDFGAFVAIAKGTEGLLHISEIEWRRLDKVPYAEGDEVEVKFMGYDDRKKMRLSRKVLLPRPPRPEQKPRTEGDAPKPEGEQPTEQA encoded by the coding sequence ATGAATGCTCCAGAAGCAATTATTGAAAAATTTCAATTTAAAGACGGGAGAGAAGTCTCCATTGAAACAGGAAGATTAGCAAAACAAGCTAATGGTTCTGTAGTAGTAAAATGTGGCGGAACAATGCTCCTTGCAACAGTTGTAGCCAATAAAGACGCAAATCCAGGGGTAGATTTCTTGCCTCTAACGGTAGATTACAGAGAAAAATTCTACGCAGGTGGTAAAATTCCAGGAAATTTCTTTAGAAGAGAAACAAAACCTTCTGATGATGAGGTTCTTACCATGAGATTAGTAGACAGAGTACTTCGTCCACTTTTCCCAGAAGATTTCCACGCAGAAGTTCAAGTAATGATTTCCCTAATTTCTTACGACAAAGAAGTAATGCCAGAAGCTTTAGCTGGTTTAGCCGCTTCAGCTGCTATTGCGATTACAGATATTCCTTTCAACGGGCCAATGTCTGAAGTAAGAGTGGTAAGAATTGACGGGCAACTTTCTATCAACCCAAGTATCGAAAATCTTAAAAAAGCAGATTTAGATATTATGGTAGGTGCTACCAAAGATTCTATCGTAATGGTAGAAGGTGAAATGAAAGAAATTTCGGAAGCAGAAATGCTAGAAGCGATTAAATACGCTCACGAAGAAATTAAAGTTCAAATTGAAGCACAAGAAAGATTAGCAGCGAGAATTCCTACATCTCAAACCAAAAGAGAATACTGCCACGAAACACACAACGAAGAAATTCGTGAGAAAGTTTGGGCAGAATGTTATGATAAAGTTTACAACGTAGCAAAAACTCCTTCTACAAAAGAAGAAAGACACGAAAAATTTGCTGCAGTTTTAGAAGAATTCCTTTCTCAATATTCAGAAGAAGAAAGAGCAGACGTAGAACCATTTGCTAAAATTTACTACCACGATGTAGAAAAAGAAGCAATGCGTCAAATGATTCTAAACGAAGGAATCAGATTAGATGGTAGAGATCCTAAAACGATTCGTCCGATTTGGTCAGAAATCGATTATTTACCAGGAGCTCACGGTTCTGCAATTTTTACCAGAGGTGAAACTCAATCTCTTACAGCGGTAACTTTAGGTTCTGTGAAAGATGCCAACATGGTAGATTCTGTTGCTATCAATTATGACGAAAAATTCTTCCTACACTATAATTTCCCACCATTCTCAACAGGTGAAGCAAGACCTCTAAGAGGAACTTCAAGAAGAGAAGTTGGTCACGGAAACTTAGCTCAAAGAGCTTTAGCAGGAATGATTCCTCACGAAAATCCTTATACCATCAGAGTAGTTTCAGATATTTTAGAATCTAACGGTTCTTCTTCTATGGCTACTGTTTGTGCAGGAACTCTTGCATTAATGGATGCTGGTGTACAAATTACAAAACCAGTTTCTGGTATTGCAATGGGATTAATTACTGACCCGAAATCTGGTAAATTCACTGTACTTTCTGATATTTTAGGAGACGAAGATCACTTAGGTGATATGGACTTCAAAGTAACAGGTTCTGCAGACGGAATTACCGCTTGTCAAATGGATATCAAAATCCAAGGTTTAACCATGGATATCATGGAAACCGCATTGAACCAAGCAAGAGAAGGTAGATTACATATTTTAGGAGAAATCCTGAAAACCATCGATAAACCAAGAGCAGATGTGAAACCTCACGCTCCGAAAATGGAAATTTTAGAAATTTCTAAAGATTTCATCGGTGCGGTAATTGGACCTGGTGGTAAAATTATCCAACAGCTTCAGAAAGATACGGATACTGTAATCTCTATTGAAGAAATGGGCGAAATTGGTAGAATTGAAATCTCTGGAACTGACCGTGAGAAAATCAATGCTGCTATTGCTAGAATTAACGAAATTACTTTCGTGCCAGTGGTAGGAACAGTGTATAAAGGTAAAGTAGTAAAAGTAATGGATTTTGGTGCTTTCGTAGCGATTGCTAAAGGAACCGAAGGTTTACTACACATCTCAGAAATTGAATGGAGAAGACTAGATAAAGTTCCGTATGCAGAAGGTGATGAAGTAGAAGTGAAATTTATGGGCTACGATGATCGTAAGAAAATGAGACTTTCTAGAAAAGTTCTTTTACCAAGACCACCTAGACCAGAACAAAAGCCTAGAACTGAAGGAGACGCTCCAAAACCAGAAGGAGAACAACCAACAGAACAAGCATAA
- a CDS encoding pyruvate decarboxylase: MKKILFCGLAASLIIISCKNLGSTLVKLNHSIKLKHVDRIVYFDPEVYPNFEEIKEPTNNVIYSAVSDELKNYGNYKIMHINNANIKYDSVDVNMIKESCLNNGAEIALVPKVKYFKVGLGKYVFSNQVIVSMKMYNNDGELVIENSYDTYKGSGRLLGSAENSIKIGTANVIKNMITELRNRNMTTPASE; the protein is encoded by the coding sequence ATGAAAAAAATTCTATTCTGTGGTTTAGCGGCAAGCCTTATCATCATAAGTTGCAAAAATTTAGGAAGCACCTTGGTGAAGCTTAACCATTCTATTAAGCTAAAACACGTAGATAGAATTGTCTATTTCGACCCAGAAGTTTATCCTAATTTCGAAGAAATAAAAGAACCCACCAATAATGTTATTTATAGTGCCGTTTCTGACGAATTGAAAAATTACGGCAATTACAAAATCATGCACATCAATAATGCTAACATTAAATATGACAGCGTAGATGTGAATATGATTAAAGAATCTTGCCTAAATAACGGTGCAGAAATCGCCTTAGTTCCGAAGGTAAAATATTTTAAAGTTGGTCTTGGGAAATATGTTTTTTCTAACCAAGTCATCGTGAGTATGAAAATGTACAATAATGACGGCGAACTGGTGATAGAAAATTCTTATGATACTTATAAAGGAAGCGGTAGATTACTCGGCAGTGCAGAAAATTCTATAAAAATAGGCACCGCAAATGTCATCAAAAACATGATTACTGAACTAAGAAACAGGAATATGACTACTCCTGCTTCTGAATAA
- a CDS encoding ABC transporter ATP-binding protein — protein sequence MNPNAAHEPIIKIENLYKKYGDNVVLDGFNLNLYQGENLVIMGKSGSGKSVMIKCLIGLEIPDSGTIEIMSQKLEHLSLKDLDEIRADIGFLFQGSALYDSMTVRENLEFPLRRHISKFGNVKDTLPLVEEALQNVGLKNVIDLMPNELSGGMKRRVALARTLILKPKIIIYDEPTTGLDPITSKEIILLMKSVQEKYKTSSIIITHDVDCARVIANRMILLIDGKNYAEGTFAELSTSQDPKVKAFFK from the coding sequence ATGAATCCGAATGCTGCACATGAACCGATCATCAAAATTGAAAATCTCTATAAAAAATATGGAGACAATGTAGTTTTGGACGGATTTAACCTAAATCTTTATCAAGGAGAAAATTTGGTGATTATGGGAAAATCTGGTTCTGGAAAATCGGTGATGATAAAATGTTTGATTGGTTTAGAAATTCCAGACAGCGGAACGATTGAAATTATGAGCCAAAAATTAGAGCATCTTTCTCTGAAAGATTTAGATGAAATAAGAGCAGACATTGGATTTTTATTTCAAGGAAGTGCGCTCTATGATTCTATGACGGTGAGAGAAAATCTAGAGTTTCCGCTCAGAAGACATATTTCAAAGTTTGGAAATGTAAAAGACACTTTGCCTTTGGTAGAAGAAGCGCTACAAAATGTAGGACTCAAAAATGTAATTGATTTAATGCCGAATGAACTTTCTGGCGGTATGAAAAGAAGAGTTGCTCTTGCCAGAACGCTTATTCTGAAACCCAAAATCATCATTTATGATGAACCAACCACCGGTTTAGACCCGATTACTTCTAAAGAAATTATCTTGCTCATGAAATCGGTGCAAGAAAAATATAAAACCTCATCGATCATCATTACGCATGATGTAGACTGTGCTAGAGTTATTGCTAATAGAATGATTTTACTGATTGACGGAAAAAATTATGCAGAAGGAACATTTGCCGAACTTTCCACTTCACAAGACCCAAAAGTAAAAGCATTTTTTAAATAA
- the rpsO gene encoding 30S ribosomal protein S15 has protein sequence MYLTSEKKSEIFAKHGGNAANTGSAEGQIALFTFRINHLSGHLKKNHKDYATEKSLVKLVGKRKRLLDYLKKTEISRYRAIIAELGIRK, from the coding sequence ATGTACTTAACATCAGAAAAAAAATCAGAAATCTTCGCTAAACACGGAGGAAACGCTGCAAACACAGGTTCTGCAGAAGGGCAAATCGCTTTATTCACATTCAGAATTAACCATTTGTCTGGTCACTTAAAGAAAAACCACAAAGATTATGCTACTGAGAAATCTCTAGTTAAATTAGTAGGTAAAAGAAAAAGATTGTTAGATTATCTTAAGAAAACTGAAATTTCTCGTTATAGAGCAATTATTGCTGAACTAGGAATCAGAAAATAA
- a CDS encoding type II toxin-antitoxin system RelE/ParE family toxin, which yields MKYKLIFRDKAVFEMEDAYEYYESKSKDLGKKFLLVLQKYFDKIEQNPKHFSCRFNEIREAYIVKFPFIILFEIHHEEIIIYSIFHTSRNPEEKM from the coding sequence ATGAAATATAAATTAATATTCAGAGATAAAGCAGTTTTTGAAATGGAAGATGCTTATGAATATTATGAATCTAAATCTAAAGATTTAGGAAAGAAATTTCTCCTTGTTCTGCAAAAATATTTTGATAAAATAGAGCAAAATCCAAAACATTTTTCATGTAGATTTAATGAAATAAGAGAAGCATACATCGTAAAGTTTCCTTTTATAATCTTATTTGAAATTCATCATGAGGAAATAATTATTTATTCCATTTTTCATACCAGTAGAAATCCAGAAGAGAAAATGTAA
- a CDS encoding YceI family protein yields MKKIALSLVLVSGLAFGQAKKVVSSDVHWWGYKLAKTEASSHDGTVNVKNGTVVLKKNALVGGTFVLDMTSINATDLQGEYQQKLNGHLKNGDFFEVDKYPTATFKITSVKKGANGKSIVTGNLTAKGKTNAVSFPAKISVKNGVVTLESDKFTIDRQKWDIAYKSTMQDVVVKDDIDLVVKLTAK; encoded by the coding sequence ATTAAAAAAATTGCATTATCATTAGTACTAGTATCTGGACTAGCTTTTGGACAAGCTAAAAAAGTAGTTTCTTCTGACGTTCACTGGTGGGGTTATAAGTTAGCTAAAACTGAAGCTTCTTCTCACGATGGAACTGTAAACGTGAAAAACGGAACTGTAGTTTTAAAGAAAAACGCTCTTGTTGGTGGTACTTTTGTATTAGATATGACTTCTATTAACGCTACTGATTTACAAGGTGAATATCAACAAAAATTAAACGGTCACCTTAAAAATGGCGATTTCTTCGAGGTTGATAAATATCCTACTGCTACTTTCAAAATCACTTCTGTGAAAAAAGGAGCTAATGGTAAAAGCATCGTTACAGGAAATCTTACAGCTAAAGGAAAAACTAATGCAGTTTCTTTCCCAGCTAAAATTTCAGTTAAAAACGGTGTAGTAACTTTAGAATCTGATAAATTTACTATCGACAGACAGAAATGGGACATAGCTTATAAATCTACTATGCAAGATGTAGTAGTAAAAGACGATATAGATTTGGTTGTTAAACTAACAGCGAAATAG
- a CDS encoding alpha/beta hydrolase has product MKLYVISGLGADGSIFEYIQFPKKFTEIIYIDWLIPNYNESFENYVNRMAEKVDVSEKFCLLGYSFGGIMVQEIHKLKPAEKVVILGSIKSDKEMSITFHLAKSSRIFAKLPESYFSEKTIKSYAFFRKLFDPNNPKLWQYFKMQNPTYLKWSINKILEWKHEEDSNVIQILADKDIVFPVKNSKPNYVIKGGTHLFPVTKAKEVSKILEEVFSE; this is encoded by the coding sequence ATGAAATTATATGTCATCAGTGGATTGGGAGCAGATGGAAGTATTTTTGAATACATTCAGTTTCCTAAAAAGTTTACCGAAATTATCTACATCGATTGGTTAATCCCTAATTACAATGAAAGTTTTGAAAACTATGTCAATAGAATGGCCGAAAAAGTAGATGTCAGCGAAAAATTCTGTTTATTGGGTTATTCTTTTGGAGGAATTATGGTGCAAGAAATTCACAAACTGAAACCCGCAGAAAAAGTAGTAATTCTGGGAAGTATAAAGTCTGATAAAGAAATGTCTATCACCTTTCATTTGGCAAAAAGTTCTAGAATTTTTGCGAAACTTCCCGAAAGTTATTTCTCCGAAAAAACCATCAAATCTTATGCTTTTTTCAGAAAATTATTTGACCCGAATAATCCTAAACTTTGGCAATATTTCAAGATGCAAAATCCTACATATTTGAAATGGAGTATCAATAAAATCTTAGAATGGAAACATGAAGAAGATTCAAACGTTATCCAGATTTTAGCAGATAAGGACATTGTTTTTCCAGTAAAAAATTCTAAGCCTAATTATGTCATAAAAGGCGGAACACACCTTTTCCCTGTGACTAAAGCCAAAGAAGTTTCTAAAATTTTAGAAGAAGTTTTCAGTGAGTGA
- a CDS encoding MlaD family protein gives MEKSVAQKLRLGIFVILGTIIFIMAVYFIGNRQQFFGETETLKAHFENVNGLQEGNNVRFSGINVGYVKKIEIINDTLINVEMNIDKSAMQFIKKNAVASIASDGLVGNMIVNITPSSENASFAKSGDTLKAEERLTTEDLLKTLNKTNNNAEQITANILEVSEKINNGTGTLSMLLNDKTLSQDVKYGISDLKNSIANIKKTSYETTKTINEVNKILAGINDKENIVAVLKDSAVANKMRRALTHLDESSQNINKTVENLNETISNAKNGKGAINYLSNDANLVKNIDSTMNNLNQASVLLNQNLEALKHNIFFRGYFKKLEKEKQKAQKNQK, from the coding sequence ATGGAAAAATCAGTTGCTCAAAAATTAAGACTCGGAATATTTGTTATCCTCGGAACCATCATTTTTATTATGGCTGTTTATTTTATTGGAAACAGACAGCAATTTTTTGGTGAAACAGAAACCTTAAAAGCGCATTTCGAAAATGTAAATGGCTTACAAGAAGGGAATAACGTCCGTTTTTCTGGAATTAATGTGGGCTATGTTAAGAAAATAGAAATCATCAACGATACGCTCATTAATGTAGAAATGAATATCGACAAAAGTGCGATGCAATTCATCAAAAAGAATGCAGTGGCAAGTATTGCTTCTGATGGTTTAGTTGGAAATATGATTGTCAATATCACACCTAGTTCTGAAAATGCTTCGTTTGCAAAATCTGGAGATACTCTAAAAGCCGAAGAAAGGCTTACTACGGAAGATTTACTCAAAACCCTCAATAAAACCAATAACAATGCTGAACAAATTACGGCTAATATTCTAGAAGTTTCTGAAAAAATAAATAACGGAACAGGAACGCTTAGTATGTTGCTGAATGACAAAACGCTAAGTCAAGATGTGAAATATGGAATCTCTGACCTTAAAAACAGCATTGCCAACATTAAGAAAACCAGCTACGAAACGACTAAAACTATTAATGAAGTAAATAAAATTCTTGCAGGAATTAATGATAAAGAAAACATCGTTGCGGTGCTTAAAGATTCTGCTGTGGCCAATAAAATGCGAAGAGCACTTACTCATCTCGATGAATCTTCTCAAAACATCAATAAAACCGTAGAAAATCTAAACGAAACCATCAGCAATGCTAAAAATGGGAAAGGCGCCATCAATTACCTTTCTAACGATGCCAATTTGGTGAAAAATATAGATTCTACGATGAATAATCTTAACCAGGCAAGTGTTTTACTGAACCAAAATCTGGAAGCCCTGAAACATAATATTTTCTTCAGAGGTTATTTTAAAAAATTGGAAAAGGAAAAACAAAAAGCTCAGAAAAACCAAAAATAA
- a CDS encoding MlaE family ABC transporter permease, whose translation MKVFYQIVQSLKNFIVEIGEMSYFSIRFLKEFYKKPYEFQEFLKQCYSIGNRSLFLVSVTGFIIGLVFTLQTRPTLMEFGAVSWMPSMVSISIIREIGPIITGLICAGKIGSGIGAEIGSMRVTEQIDAMEVSGTNPFKYLVVTRILATTAMLPILVFYSDFIAIFGSYLVENLKGDVSFLQYFNQVFDNIEFSDLLPATIKTFFFGFAIGMVGCFKGYQCKSGTRGVGIAANSAVVYSSMLLFVIDFIAVLITNIFIE comes from the coding sequence ATGAAAGTTTTTTATCAAATAGTACAATCTTTAAAAAACTTCATCGTAGAGATAGGCGAAATGAGCTATTTCAGCATAAGATTTTTAAAAGAATTTTATAAAAAGCCTTATGAATTTCAAGAATTCCTGAAACAATGTTACAGCATTGGTAACCGCTCACTTTTTCTAGTTTCTGTTACGGGATTTATCATCGGTTTGGTTTTCACTTTACAAACCCGTCCTACCTTAATGGAATTTGGTGCTGTTTCTTGGATGCCTTCGATGGTGAGTATTTCCATTATTAGAGAAATCGGGCCGATTATTACTGGGCTGATTTGTGCAGGAAAAATAGGCTCTGGAATAGGTGCAGAAATAGGTTCTATGCGCGTAACCGAACAAATAGACGCTATGGAAGTTTCGGGAACCAATCCTTTTAAATATTTGGTGGTGACTAGAATTCTTGCGACGACTGCTATGTTACCTATTTTGGTTTTTTACAGTGATTTTATCGCAATTTTCGGGTCTTATTTGGTAGAAAATCTGAAAGGTGATGTTTCTTTTTTACAATATTTTAATCAAGTTTTTGACAATATAGAATTTAGTGATTTGCTTCCTGCAACCATCAAGACTTTTTTCTTTGGTTTTGCCATAGGAATGGTAGGTTGTTTCAAAGGATATCAATGTAAATCAGGAACACGAGGTGTAGGAATTGCCGCCAATTCTGCGGTGGTTTACTCCTCCATGTTATTGTTTGTTATCGATTTTATCGCTGTATTGATTACCAATATTTTTATAGAATAA
- a CDS encoding ABC1 kinase family protein: protein MNIIPENLKKYKKFISLVLKYRNSDILSAASDKALDELAEDQELSEESNRYTSPEELVEDLKNMGPTYVKIGQTLSTRPDLLPEPYLLALATLQDNVEEIPYSEIQKIVEGELGTKISKAFLSFETQTLASASIGQVHKAVLRSGKEVAVKIQRPGIRKNFIEDLDTLKELSDFAVKHSKTAKKYGIDDVLDEMRHILIHELDYSREAQNLIALGKNLEKFEHIVIPQPVLDYSTSKILTMDFVEGQKITSVHGIQKTEIDFSVLIDGLVEAYLQQIIYDGFAHADPHPGNVHLTKDRKIALMDLGMVAKFSPNLQEQILKLLIAISKYNGEEVSKVLLEISQDDKNADIIGFKKEINRLVLDSQNRNAAEMQTGKMLIRMNKIAAEKGIRIAVELNILGKILLNLDQIVAVLAPQYDLAENMKQILEKMMVKKMAHEAQPENFFAQLIETKKLAENLPERLNKITENLAQNQFQLKIDAIDEERFTDAFQKVANRISIALIIAALIIGSSLLMRVPNFQIFGISIAMFFFIIASVFGLWLAYKMVMKDEDFKRKK, encoded by the coding sequence ATGAATATCATTCCCGAAAATCTAAAAAAATACAAGAAATTTATTTCTTTGGTACTCAAATATAGAAACAGCGATATTTTATCGGCTGCTTCAGACAAAGCGCTTGATGAATTGGCAGAAGATCAAGAACTTTCTGAAGAATCTAATCGCTACACTTCGCCAGAAGAATTGGTAGAAGACCTTAAAAATATGGGGCCGACTTATGTAAAAATCGGGCAAACTCTTTCTACAAGACCAGATTTATTGCCAGAACCTTATTTATTGGCATTGGCAACTTTACAAGATAATGTAGAGGAAATTCCGTATTCTGAAATCCAAAAAATAGTGGAAGGGGAATTAGGAACGAAGATTTCCAAAGCTTTTTTAAGTTTTGAAACCCAAACTTTGGCTTCGGCAAGTATTGGACAAGTTCACAAAGCGGTTTTGCGTTCCGGAAAAGAAGTAGCTGTGAAAATTCAAAGACCGGGAATTCGTAAAAATTTCATCGAAGATTTAGACACCCTGAAAGAATTATCAGACTTTGCTGTAAAACATTCTAAAACTGCCAAAAAATACGGAATAGACGATGTTCTAGACGAGATGAGACACATTCTCATTCACGAGTTGGATTACAGCAGAGAAGCTCAAAATCTGATTGCTCTGGGTAAAAATCTAGAAAAATTTGAGCATATTGTAATTCCTCAACCTGTTTTAGACTACTCTACTTCTAAAATTCTGACGATGGATTTTGTAGAAGGTCAAAAAATTACTTCTGTTCATGGAATTCAAAAAACGGAAATCGATTTTTCGGTGCTTATTGATGGATTGGTAGAAGCTTATCTTCAACAGATTATTTATGATGGTTTTGCACATGCAGATCCGCATCCTGGAAATGTACACCTGACCAAAGACCGAAAAATTGCTTTAATGGATTTAGGAATGGTGGCGAAATTCAGTCCGAATTTGCAGGAACAAATCTTGAAATTGCTCATTGCCATCAGCAAATACAATGGCGAAGAAGTTTCTAAAGTGCTTCTAGAAATCAGTCAAGATGATAAAAACGCAGATATTATCGGTTTCAAAAAAGAAATCAACCGACTTGTGCTGGATTCTCAGAACAGAAATGCCGCAGAAATGCAAACGGGAAAAATGCTCATCAGAATGAATAAAATTGCCGCAGAAAAAGGAATCAGAATTGCGGTAGAACTGAATATTCTTGGGAAAATATTATTGAATTTAGACCAAATTGTAGCGGTTCTCGCTCCACAATATGATTTGGCTGAAAATATGAAACAGATTTTGGAGAAAATGATGGTCAAAAAAATGGCTCACGAAGCCCAACCTGAAAATTTCTTTGCTCAATTGATAGAAACCAAAAAATTAGCCGAAAATCTTCCGGAAAGACTTAATAAAATCACCGAAAATTTGGCTCAGAACCAGTTTCAGCTCAAAATAGATGCGATAGATGAAGAACGATTTACAGATGCCTTCCAGAAAGTAGCCAATAGAATTTCCATCGCACTTATTATTGCTGCATTAATTATTGGCTCATCTCTATTGATGAGAGTTCCTAATTTTCAAATTTTTGGAATTTCTATAGCGATGTTTTTCTTCATCATTGCATCGGTTTTCGGATTATGGCTCGCTTATAAAATGGTTATGAAAGACGAAGATTTTAAAAGAAAAAAATAA
- a CDS encoding formate--tetrahydrofolate ligase, whose amino-acid sequence MSFPTDLEIAQSADIKHIREIADKIGIDREDLEYYGKYKAKIPLKYINEENIKKSKLILVSAINPTPAGEGKTTVSVGLCDGLNKIGKKAIAVLREPSLGPVFGIKGGAAGGGYAQVIPMVDINLHFTGDFSAVEKANNLLSALIDNNLQDKKRSLNIDPRTIVWKRVMDMNDRSLRHIVVGLGGSNNGITREEGFNITPASEVMAILCLSKDFEDLKNRLGNIFVGYTFDKKPIYARDLNAQGAMAILLKDAIRPNLVQTLEGNPAILHGGPFANIAQGTNTIIATKMGLSLADFVVTEAGFGADLGAEKFMHIKGYYGNLKPDAYVLVATIRALRYHGGAKKGEYEKPNLAAVEKGIENLKKHIENGFKWQLKPIVAINHFATDSEEEINFVKAECEKLGVKAILADEFTMGGEGMKALAEEVASCAFNCGNNFKPLYSVEDSVEHKIETIAKEVYGADSAVFSQKAKNQLKSIYELGLDKLPICMAKTQKSLSDDEKKIGRPTGFKVTVREFEFAAGAGFIIPILGDMMRMPGLPSIPAAEGMNIDKEGVITGLS is encoded by the coding sequence ATGAGCTTTCCTACAGACTTAGAAATAGCGCAATCGGCAGATATTAAACATATTAGAGAAATTGCAGATAAAATCGGTATAGACCGAGAAGATTTAGAGTATTACGGGAAATACAAAGCGAAAATCCCTTTAAAATACATCAACGAAGAAAATATTAAAAAATCTAAACTGATTTTGGTTTCAGCGATTAATCCCACTCCAGCTGGTGAAGGTAAAACCACTGTTTCTGTTGGTTTATGTGACGGATTGAACAAAATCGGTAAAAAAGCCATCGCAGTTTTGCGTGAGCCAAGTTTAGGTCCAGTTTTCGGGATAAAAGGTGGAGCAGCAGGTGGTGGTTACGCACAAGTAATTCCTATGGTAGATATTAATCTGCATTTTACAGGGGATTTTTCGGCGGTAGAAAAAGCCAATAATTTACTTTCTGCACTCATTGATAATAATCTTCAAGATAAAAAAAGAAGCCTCAATATAGATCCTAGAACCATCGTTTGGAAACGTGTAATGGATATGAATGATAGAAGTCTTCGTCATATTGTAGTAGGTTTAGGCGGTTCTAATAACGGAATTACGCGTGAAGAAGGTTTCAATATTACACCCGCATCAGAAGTGATGGCAATTCTTTGTCTTTCTAAAGATTTTGAGGATCTAAAAAACAGATTAGGAAATATTTTCGTAGGCTATACTTTTGATAAAAAACCAATTTACGCCAGAGATTTAAATGCTCAAGGAGCGATGGCGATTTTATTAAAAGATGCCATTCGTCCGAATTTAGTACAAACTTTAGAAGGAAATCCTGCGATTCTTCATGGTGGGCCTTTCGCGAATATTGCGCAAGGAACCAATACGATTATCGCTACTAAAATGGGACTTTCTCTAGCAGATTTTGTGGTAACAGAAGCAGGTTTCGGAGCAGATTTGGGCGCAGAAAAATTCATGCACATCAAAGGATATTATGGAAATTTAAAACCAGATGCTTATGTTTTGGTGGCTACCATCAGAGCTTTAAGATATCACGGTGGTGCTAAAAAAGGCGAATACGAAAAACCGAATCTTGCAGCAGTAGAAAAAGGCATTGAAAATCTTAAAAAACATATCGAAAACGGCTTTAAATGGCAATTAAAACCAATTGTAGCGATTAATCATTTTGCTACAGATTCCGAAGAAGAAATCAATTTTGTAAAAGCAGAATGCGAAAAATTAGGAGTGAAAGCCATTCTCGCAGATGAATTTACGATGGGTGGAGAAGGCATGAAAGCACTTGCAGAAGAAGTAGCGAGTTGTGCTTTTAACTGCGGTAATAATTTTAAACCTTTATACAGTGTGGAAGATTCTGTGGAGCACAAAATCGAAACAATTGCCAAAGAAGTTTATGGTGCTGACAGCGCTGTATTTTCTCAGAAAGCTAAAAATCAGTTAAAGTCCATTTATGAACTTGGACTGGATAAGCTACCGATTTGTATGGCAAAAACTCAAAAATCTTTATCGGATGATGAGAAAAAAATAGGAAGACCAACTGGTTTCAAAGTTACCGTTCGTGAATTTGAGTTTGCAGCAGGAGCAGGATTCATTATCCCAATTTTAGGAGATATGATGAGAATGCCAGGTTTGCCAAGTATTCCAGCAGCAGAAGGAATGAATATAGACAAAGAAGGCGTTATTACTGGATTAAGTTAA